In a single window of the Chondrocystis sp. NIES-4102 genome:
- a CDS encoding polyprenyl synthetase — MVQADKKLTEAETSAIFNLNSYLKQKQKLVEQALDQSIAIAKPAKIYEAMRYSLLAGGKRLRPILCLATCELMGGTIEMAMPTACSLEMIHTMSLIHDDLPAMDNDDFRRGKPTNHKVYGEDIAILAGDGLLAYAFEYVASQTKNVSAENIIAVIACLGHTVGAGGLVGGQVLDLECEGKSDITAETLSFIHTHKTGALLEASVVTGAMLANASSEDIERLSQYAQNIGLAFQIIDDILDITATGEQLGKTAGKDLEAQKATYPSLWGLEKSQLKAQELVTSAIALLSSYDEKAEPLRSIANYIVTRDR; from the coding sequence ATGGTACAAGCTGACAAAAAACTAACTGAAGCCGAAACGTCTGCCATATTTAACTTAAATAGTTATCTAAAGCAAAAACAAAAGTTAGTTGAACAGGCATTGGATCAATCCATTGCGATCGCCAAGCCAGCTAAAATTTATGAAGCCATGCGTTATTCTTTGCTAGCTGGTGGTAAACGTTTACGTCCAATTTTATGTTTAGCTACCTGTGAACTTATGGGTGGCACAATTGAAATGGCAATGCCTACTGCTTGCTCGTTGGAAATGATTCATACCATGTCTTTGATCCACGATGACTTACCTGCGATGGATAATGATGATTTTCGCCGAGGTAAGCCTACCAATCATAAAGTATATGGTGAAGATATTGCAATTTTGGCAGGGGATGGTTTACTCGCCTACGCTTTTGAATATGTGGCTAGCCAAACAAAAAATGTCTCTGCGGAGAATATTATAGCGGTAATAGCTTGTTTAGGTCATACTGTTGGTGCTGGGGGTTTAGTAGGCGGACAGGTCTTAGATCTAGAATGTGAAGGTAAATCTGATATTACGGCAGAAACCTTAAGCTTTATCCACACCCATAAAACAGGTGCATTACTAGAAGCTTCTGTAGTCACAGGGGCAATGTTAGCTAACGCTAGTTCGGAAGATATAGAGAGATTATCACAGTACGCCCAAAATATTGGTTTAGCTTTCCAAATTATCGATGATATTTTAGATATTACGGCAACAGGGGAACAATTGGGTAAAACTGCGGGTAAAGATCTAGAAGCACAAAAAGCAACCTACCCTAGTTTATGGGGATTAGAAAAATCGCAACTCAAAGCCCAAGAATTAGTTACTAGTGCGATCGCTCTATTGTCTAGTTATGATGAGAAAGCCGAACCACTAAGATCTATCGCTAATTATA
- a CDS encoding ABC transporter-related protein: MTTGSPVINFKNLRKSYGSLEVLRGITASLYKGDVVSIIGTSGCGKSTLLRCCNRLETINSGELTVMDIDLSPPKISSTKLRQLRTKVGMVFQQFNLFPHLSVVQNLMLAPMQVLKESKIECRDRALHYLDKVGLSSKANAYPEQLSGGQKQRVAIARSLCMKPEIILFDEPTSALDPELVGEVLTVMKQLAEEGMTMVVVTHEMNFARDVANRVIFLNQGVVEEQGNAQEVLTNPQCDRLKAFLSRMNN, encoded by the coding sequence ATGACAACTGGTAGTCCTGTTATTAACTTTAAAAACCTCAGAAAAAGCTACGGTTCACTAGAAGTTTTGCGAGGAATTACTGCTTCATTATATAAAGGTGATGTAGTATCAATTATTGGAACTTCAGGGTGTGGAAAAAGTACATTATTGCGTTGCTGTAATCGTTTAGAGACAATTAATTCGGGAGAATTAACAGTAATGGATATCGATCTTTCTCCGCCCAAAATAAGCTCTACAAAATTAAGACAATTAAGAACTAAAGTGGGGATGGTATTTCAACAATTTAATTTATTTCCTCACCTAAGCGTGGTACAAAATCTGATGCTTGCGCCGATGCAAGTTTTAAAAGAATCAAAAATAGAATGTCGCGATCGCGCTTTACATTATTTAGATAAAGTAGGATTGAGTAGTAAGGCTAATGCTTATCCTGAACAACTATCTGGGGGACAAAAACAAAGAGTAGCGATCGCCAGAAGTTTATGTATGAAACCTGAAATTATTCTGTTTGATGAACCTACCAGCGCACTCGATCCTGAACTTGTAGGGGAAGTATTGACAGTGATGAAACAGCTAGCAGAAGAAGGAATGACGATGGTAGTAGTCACCCACGAGATGAATTTTGCCCGTGATGTTGCCAATCGAGTTATATTTTTAAATCAAGGTGTGGTGGAAGAACAAGGAAATGCTCAAGAAGTGTTAACCAATCCTCAATGCGATCGCCTTAAAGCTTTTCTTAGTAGAATGAATAATTAG
- a CDS encoding polar amino acid ABC transporter inner membrane subunit, with translation MNKNNLQFWWRRLGLAIIGLSTVIFFQCYIIAPLTAQTVLKVGTEPSFAPFEMQAPDGKGFTGFDIDLFNAIGEESGLEIQFQGMPFDGLIPALQSKTIDAAISGMTITAERAQTVDFSRPYFQSGLAIAVKEENVGKIKSFDDLENKKIAVAIGTTGAKSAGNIPGAEVSTFDNSALALQELSNGNVDAVVNDAPVTLYAIKVGNLDNIKVVGELLTEEYYGIALPKNSPNVEKIDGAIDKLLESGKYRQIYQKWFAGEPAKLPLIAPALQGEQNTTFNWNKLFRNLLLGALVTIVLTAFSVFFGMIGGTLLAVMSISDFKPLRWLGRIYIDFFRGTPLLVQIFMIYFGLPSLLQGIGINFSFERLPAAVTALSLNSAAYLAEIIRGGIQSIDQGQWEASQSMGMGWLQTMRHVIFPQAFRRMLPPLGNEFITMIKDTSLVAIIGFEELFRQGQLMVATTYRVFEIYFGVALIYLFLTFIASRVFSWLEKRLNPVRRATKKEIKLNTSQELISH, from the coding sequence ATGAATAAAAATAATTTACAATTTTGGTGGCGGAGACTGGGATTAGCTATCATTGGCTTATCAACAGTCATCTTTTTTCAGTGCTATATAATTGCACCCTTAACTGCACAAACAGTTTTAAAAGTAGGAACAGAACCATCCTTTGCACCCTTTGAAATGCAAGCACCAGATGGTAAAGGTTTTACGGGATTTGATATTGACTTATTTAACGCCATTGGCGAGGAATCTGGTTTAGAAATTCAGTTTCAAGGTATGCCCTTCGACGGGTTAATTCCAGCCTTACAATCCAAAACCATAGATGCAGCCATCAGTGGGATGACGATTACCGCCGAGCGCGCCCAGACGGTGGATTTCTCTCGTCCTTATTTCCAATCAGGTTTGGCGATCGCAGTCAAAGAAGAAAATGTCGGTAAAATTAAAAGTTTTGATGATCTTGAAAATAAAAAAATTGCTGTAGCGATCGGTACAACGGGGGCAAAGTCAGCAGGAAATATACCAGGTGCAGAAGTATCCACCTTTGACAATTCCGCCCTCGCTCTACAAGAATTAAGTAATGGCAACGTAGACGCAGTAGTTAATGATGCTCCTGTTACCTTATACGCCATCAAAGTCGGCAATCTTGATAATATAAAGGTGGTAGGGGAACTATTAACCGAAGAATATTACGGTATCGCCTTACCCAAAAACTCCCCCAACGTTGAGAAAATTGACGGTGCGATCGATAAACTGCTTGAAAGTGGCAAATACCGTCAAATATATCAAAAATGGTTTGCTGGTGAACCTGCCAAATTACCTTTAATCGCCCCTGCTTTACAAGGAGAACAAAATACTACTTTTAATTGGAACAAATTATTTCGCAACCTGTTATTAGGCGCATTAGTAACTATAGTGCTTACCGCCTTTTCTGTCTTTTTTGGCATGATTGGCGGAACTTTGCTAGCAGTGATGTCTATATCGGACTTTAAGCCCCTAAGATGGTTAGGCCGTATATATATTGATTTCTTCCGTGGTACGCCTTTGTTGGTACAGATATTCATGATTTACTTTGGCTTACCATCCCTATTACAAGGAATTGGCATTAATTTTAGCTTTGAGCGTCTTCCTGCTGCGGTAACGGCTCTTAGTCTCAATTCTGCTGCTTATTTAGCTGAGATTATTCGCGGTGGTATCCAATCAATCGATCAAGGACAATGGGAAGCCTCCCAGTCAATGGGGATGGGATGGTTACAAACCATGCGTCATGTTATTTTTCCCCAAGCTTTCCGTCGGATGCTACCCCCTCTTGGGAATGAGTTTATCACCATGATTAAAGATACCAGTCTGGTAGCAATTATTGGTTTTGAAGAGCTATTCCGTCAAGGGCAACTAATGGTAGCAACCACCTATCGGGTGTTTGAAATATATTTTGGGGTGGCTTTAATTTATTTATTCCTGACCTTCATAGCCTCTAGAGTCTTTAGCTGGCTAGAAAAACGTTTGAACCCCGTACGACGAGCAACTAAAAAAGAAATCAAGTTGAATACCAGTCAAGAATTAATTAGTCATTGA
- a CDS encoding putative porin major outer membrane protein, whose translation MSNNTIKPLSLGAMRQSLRYAIALGLFWLMDDPVIATPVTNYQSDLGQVTNVNQLRDVTPSDWAYEALRSLVDRYGCIVGFPNQTYRGSQALTRYEFAAGLNSCLNQIERLIASSQSVSQEDLDKIERLTQEFEAELATIGGKIDDLDSRTAVLEDNTFSTTTKLNAEIINYILGTFGDQKPDGTDVDDQITLSSRVRLNFDSSFTGDDRLRVRLQARNITSPAESGGNNALALNFEGNNDNIFDINDLYYSFPINERIYALVGANGVDIDDIFNVVPTMGIAYDSLSLYSAFNNLVYDNGNAGSAALGLNVELLEGVNLDLGYWATNPAESTSGNGLFNGNYATGANLNFALLDERLNLSLAYLRAYQGQGSGYDLAGFVGTDAATDPFSDRANTTDNYGLATSYQLLEKLAIGGYFGYTTASVIEGDADADILTWNAYTTLSDLFKEGSSLVVSFGQTPSLVDSSGDALGNDPDSPYLLNVEYQYKLNDYIQITPGGYALFNPNGNSDNDTIYVGTIRTIFRY comes from the coding sequence ATGTCTAACAATACAATTAAACCCCTATCTCTAGGTGCGATGAGGCAAAGCCTGCGCTACGCGATCGCTCTTGGTCTTTTTTGGCTGATGGATGATCCCGTAATTGCCACTCCTGTAACTAACTATCAATCAGATTTAGGACAAGTTACCAACGTCAATCAACTTAGGGATGTTACTCCCAGTGACTGGGCTTATGAAGCATTACGCAGTTTAGTAGATCGCTATGGTTGTATTGTTGGTTTTCCCAACCAAACCTATCGAGGTAGTCAAGCCTTAACTCGTTATGAATTTGCTGCTGGTTTAAATAGTTGTTTAAATCAGATAGAACGTTTAATTGCTAGTAGTCAATCTGTATCCCAAGAGGATTTAGACAAGATAGAGCGATTAACTCAAGAGTTTGAAGCCGAATTAGCAACCATAGGCGGGAAAATCGATGATCTCGATAGTCGTACTGCGGTATTAGAAGACAATACTTTCTCAACGACGACTAAGTTAAATGCAGAAATTATTAATTACATCCTGGGTACTTTCGGTGATCAAAAGCCTGATGGTACTGATGTTGATGATCAAATTACTTTGAGTAGTCGTGTTCGTTTAAATTTCGATAGCAGTTTTACAGGGGACGATAGATTAAGAGTTCGTTTACAAGCTAGAAATATCACTAGTCCAGCCGAATCTGGCGGTAATAATGCCCTAGCTCTCAATTTTGAAGGAAATAATGATAATATCTTTGATATTAACGACTTATACTATTCTTTTCCCATTAATGAGCGTATTTATGCCTTAGTTGGAGCAAATGGTGTAGATATCGATGATATCTTTAATGTCGTCCCGACTATGGGCATCGCCTACGATAGTCTCAGTCTCTATAGTGCTTTTAATAATTTAGTTTACGACAACGGCAACGCTGGGAGTGCAGCTTTAGGTCTAAATGTCGAATTGTTAGAAGGAGTTAATTTAGATCTGGGATACTGGGCGACAAACCCTGCCGAATCAACATCTGGCAACGGTCTATTTAACGGTAATTATGCCACTGGTGCTAATTTAAATTTCGCTTTGTTAGATGAACGTTTAAACCTATCCTTAGCTTACCTCAGAGCTTATCAAGGTCAAGGAAGTGGTTATGATTTAGCTGGGTTTGTAGGGACAGATGCAGCTACAGATCCCTTTAGCGATCGCGCTAATACTACTGATAATTATGGGTTGGCTACTAGTTACCAACTGTTAGAAAAATTAGCGATCGGTGGTTACTTTGGCTATACCACTGCTTCGGTAATTGAAGGGGATGCAGATGCTGATATTTTAACTTGGAATGCTTATACAACTTTGAGCGATTTATTTAAAGAAGGTTCAAGTTTAGTTGTAAGTTTTGGACAAACCCCAAGTTTAGTTGATAGTAGCGGTGATGCTTTAGGAAATGATCCCGATTCTCCCTATCTTTTAAATGTTGAGTATCAATATAAATTAAATGATTATATTCAAATCACCCCAGGGGGATACGCACTATTTAATCCTAACGGTAATTCAGATAACGATACAATTTATGTCGGAACTATACGGACTATCTTTAGATATTGA
- a CDS encoding PAS/PAC sensor signal transduction histidine kinase — translation MAAIYFFLGLTVGIAIYAVQQYRYQKQLKKTLNFYARNSEGEISLPLHSLIRRELLELDNQRQKLEKDKIIWQQLIELAPIGYLQVDADNQLLDCNQTAKELLKIDSRRSLRVRLLLELVRSYDLDSLIEETRNTQTQQQKEWTFYCTRYVLPQDPKSATSNYKQIVESIALKGYGFPLSDQQVGIFLENRQPLVELTQSRERAFSDLTHELRTPLTSISLVAENLIARLQNPERRWVEQMLKETNRLIDLVQKWLDLTQLEASSEQNLKYELITIYELIQSVWQTLEPIANRQNITLIYEGDRSLTLKGDRSRLIQVFLNILDNAIKHNPPDKEIFVQVALAVLDNSPALQQIKIDVIDSGKGFKAIDIPYIFERLYRGDKSRQREQEKSLHASPDGSGLGLAIVEQIIQVHGGKIRANNHPTLGGAWLEIFIPIDP, via the coding sequence ATGGCAGCTATATATTTTTTCCTAGGATTAACAGTAGGTATAGCAATTTACGCTGTTCAACAATATCGCTATCAAAAGCAGCTAAAAAAAACTTTAAATTTTTATGCTCGCAACAGCGAAGGGGAAATATCTTTACCCTTACATTCCCTGATTCGGCGAGAACTACTAGAATTAGACAATCAGCGTCAAAAACTCGAAAAAGATAAAATAATTTGGCAACAACTAATCGAACTTGCCCCTATAGGTTACTTACAAGTAGATGCAGACAATCAACTTCTAGATTGCAATCAAACTGCCAAAGAACTATTAAAAATCGACTCCAGGCGATCTCTTAGAGTAAGGTTACTACTAGAATTAGTACGTTCCTACGATCTAGACAGTTTAATCGAAGAAACCCGTAACACTCAAACCCAACAACAAAAAGAGTGGACTTTTTATTGCACTCGTTATGTTTTGCCTCAAGATCCCAAATCCGCAACCAGTAACTACAAACAAATCGTCGAATCCATCGCCCTCAAGGGTTATGGATTTCCCTTGTCCGACCAACAAGTAGGAATTTTCCTCGAAAATCGCCAGCCTCTAGTAGAATTAACCCAATCAAGGGAGCGTGCCTTTTCAGATTTAACTCACGAACTTCGTACCCCTCTAACATCTATTTCCCTAGTCGCCGAAAACCTCATAGCACGTCTACAAAATCCCGAACGTCGTTGGGTAGAACAAATGCTCAAAGAAACAAATCGTTTAATTGATTTAGTGCAAAAATGGCTTGATCTAACTCAGTTAGAAGCATCATCCGAGCAAAATTTAAAATATGAACTAATAACTATATACGAATTAATTCAATCAGTGTGGCAAACCCTAGAACCCATCGCCAACCGACAAAACATTACTTTAATCTACGAAGGCGATCGCTCTTTGACTTTAAAAGGCGATCGTTCTCGTTTAATTCAAGTTTTTCTCAATATTTTAGATAATGCCATCAAACACAACCCCCCAGATAAAGAAATCTTCGTTCAAGTAGCCCTGGCTGTTTTAGACAATTCACCAGCCCTACAACAGATAAAAATTGATGTAATTGATTCTGGTAAAGGATTTAAAGCAATAGATATACCTTACATCTTTGAACGCCTTTACCGTGGAGATAAATCCCGTCAACGAGAACAAGAAAAAAGTCTTCATGCTTCACCCGATGGTAGTGGCTTAGGTTTAGCAATTGTCGAACAAATTATTCAAGTACATGGAGGCAAAATCAGAGCCAACAATCATCCCACTCTAGGTGGTGCTTGGCTGGAAATTTTTATCCCCATTGACCCATAA
- a CDS encoding phosphate uptake regulator PhoU, translated as MTISDQAKRSEANQLQRSLRRVQQEVLRMGTLVEQSFRLSHQSLFERDVDATKKILVLEKQIDIYYRQIESDCATLMTLQAPVAQDLRLLSAIMQLVRDLERIGDYAQDLTEMAIKLMKYPPHEVLTGIAQMSEQAQLMLATSLVALADLDPSAGSRVKELDDIVDDAYDHLYEIIAFQKDVPGVVEPILLLGLIIRHLERMADHATNISQRVSYIVTGKRN; from the coding sequence GTGACTATATCTGATCAGGCAAAGCGTTCAGAAGCCAATCAACTACAACGTTCTCTTCGACGAGTTCAACAAGAAGTTTTACGCATGGGAACTTTAGTTGAACAATCCTTCCGTTTGAGTCATCAATCTTTGTTTGAAAGAGATGTCGATGCTACTAAAAAAATTCTAGTCTTAGAAAAACAAATCGATATCTATTATCGTCAGATAGAATCCGATTGTGCTACACTCATGACTCTTCAAGCCCCTGTAGCCCAAGACTTACGCTTACTTAGTGCCATCATGCAGTTAGTGCGAGATTTAGAACGTATTGGCGATTACGCTCAAGATTTAACTGAAATGGCAATCAAACTCATGAAATATCCCCCCCATGAGGTTTTAACAGGTATTGCTCAAATGTCCGAACAAGCCCAATTAATGTTAGCCACAAGTTTAGTAGCGTTAGCAGATTTAGATCCTAGTGCAGGTAGTAGAGTTAAAGAATTAGATGATATTGTCGATGATGCCTATGATCATCTCTACGAAATCATTGCCTTTCAAAAAGATGTGCCTGGCGTAGTTGAACCAATTTTGCTATTAGGACTAATTATTCGTCATTTGGAAAGAATGGCAGATCATGCTACTAATATTAGTCAAAGAGTTTCTTATATTGTTACAGGTAAAAGAAACTAA
- a CDS encoding carbohydrate-selective porin OprB: MSKLFWQAVKFAPVVFAASLFAASGASAQSISADKEAVNETLQQINDYQKLEQQGSMSQVTNVNQLRDVSPTDWAYEALRSLVDRYGCIAGFPNQTYRGEQALTRYEFAAGLNSCLNQIERLIASSQAVSQEDLDTINRLQQEFEAELATLGGRVDELESRTAVLEDTQFSTTTKLNGEAIVAVADVFGGGVDNVDDDEVPAETTLSARARLNFDTSFTGEDRLRTRLEAANIVDLGEGLTGTDSTRLGFDNNNDLQVDIADLHYRFPVNDRVTGWVGAQGLNFYDVFNVGNPTLESSGSGALSRFNRYDPVMYRGTDGAGVAANVDLIPDRLGVNIAYLTDGGGADPTSGSATTGTETEGLFGGSFSAGAQLEFKPIESLGLTATYVRNYQTSDSVNQSGGTVSGAPVAPFGAVDTTADKFGIGANFELGEKLVIGASGGYASLNGLVAGDDNNLDGEIWTWQANVSFLDLIKEGSQLSVAGGMVPRFTSDTAGVVDNTDTSYLVEALYKFPLSDNIELTPGAYVVFNANHDDNNDPVYVGALRTTFKF; the protein is encoded by the coding sequence GTGAGTAAACTATTTTGGCAAGCAGTTAAATTTGCGCCTGTTGTCTTTGCAGCTTCTTTATTTGCTGCTTCTGGTGCGTCCGCTCAGTCTATTTCTGCTGATAAAGAGGCAGTAAACGAGACTTTACAACAAATTAATGATTATCAAAAATTAGAGCAACAAGGCTCTATGTCTCAGGTAACTAATGTTAATCAGTTACGAGATGTTTCCCCTACAGATTGGGCTTATGAAGCATTACGCAGTTTGGTAGACCGTTACGGTTGTATCGCTGGTTTCCCTAACCAAACTTACCGTGGTGAGCAAGCTTTAACTCGTTATGAATTTGCTGCTGGTTTAAACTCCTGCTTAAATCAAATCGAACGTTTAATTGCTTCTTCTCAAGCAGTTAGCCAAGAAGACTTAGATACAATCAACCGTCTGCAACAAGAATTTGAAGCAGAATTAGCAACTTTAGGTGGTAGAGTAGACGAACTTGAAAGTCGTACTGCTGTATTAGAAGATACTCAATTCTCCACTACAACTAAACTAAATGGAGAAGCAATTGTTGCAGTTGCTGATGTCTTTGGTGGTGGTGTAGATAATGTGGATGACGATGAAGTACCAGCAGAAACTACTCTTAGTGCGCGCGCTCGTTTAAACTTTGATACTAGTTTTACTGGTGAAGACCGTTTAAGAACCAGACTAGAAGCTGCAAATATTGTGGACTTGGGTGAAGGCTTAACTGGAACAGATTCAACTCGTCTAGGTTTTGATAACAACAATGATTTGCAGGTTGATATTGCCGACCTTCACTATCGCTTCCCTGTAAACGACAGAGTTACTGGTTGGGTTGGAGCGCAAGGCTTAAACTTTTATGATGTCTTTAACGTAGGTAATCCTACATTAGAAAGTAGTGGAAGCGGTGCGCTTTCTCGTTTCAACCGTTATGACCCTGTAATGTATCGTGGTACTGACGGTGCTGGTGTTGCTGCTAACGTTGATCTTATCCCCGATAGATTGGGTGTTAACATTGCCTATTTAACTGATGGTGGTGGTGCTGATCCTACTAGCGGTAGTGCTACAACTGGTACAGAAACAGAAGGTTTATTTGGTGGTTCTTTTAGTGCTGGTGCGCAATTAGAGTTTAAACCAATTGAGTCTTTAGGATTAACTGCAACTTATGTCCGTAACTATCAAACATCCGATAGCGTTAACCAATCTGGAGGTACTGTAAGTGGTGCGCCTGTTGCTCCTTTTGGTGCAGTCGATACTACTGCTGATAAATTTGGTATTGGTGCAAACTTCGAGTTAGGCGAAAAACTTGTTATTGGTGCTTCTGGTGGCTATGCAAGTCTCAATGGTTTAGTTGCTGGAGATGACAATAATTTAGATGGCGAAATCTGGACTTGGCAGGCAAACGTTTCTTTCTTAGACCTAATTAAAGAAGGATCTCAATTGTCTGTAGCTGGCGGTATGGTACCTAGATTTACTTCTGACACTGCTGGTGTTGTAGATAACACAGACACATCCTATTTAGTAGAAGCACTCTATAAGTTCCCTCTTAGCGATAATATCGAACTTACTCCTGGTGCATACGTAGTATTCAACGCTAACCACGATGATAATAACGATCCTGTCTATGTAGGTGCGTTACGTACTACCTTTAAATTCTAA
- a CDS encoding phosphate ABC transporter periplasmic phosphate-binding protein produces the protein MISTISLKRQAWLAPLFALTISLTACGGTQTTTTPNAEGTNTTANNNAASSGKSVSLTGAGASFPAPLYQRWFSEYNKQNPNVQVAYQSVGSGAGVEQFTQGTVDFGASDVAMTDEEIAAVSRGVALLPMTGGSIVLAYNLPDVTELKLSRQVYVDILLGKITKWNDPAIATLNPDANLPDSDITVVYRSDGSGTTGVFTKHLSAISPEWQEQVGDGKTVEWKTGIGAKGNEGVTAQILQTEGSIGYIEYGYAKQQNIPMASLENKAGKYIAPSGESASQALSATVLPENLRAFIADPEGDASYPIVSYTWILAYQNYDNPDKSQALKDVVNWSLTDGQDYAEELGYIPLPETVVQKAQAKLNTIK, from the coding sequence ATGATTTCTACAATTTCTCTTAAAAGACAAGCTTGGTTAGCCCCATTATTTGCCCTTACTATTAGTTTGACTGCTTGCGGTGGCACTCAGACTACAACTACTCCTAATGCCGAAGGTACTAATACTACTGCTAATAATAATGCAGCTAGTAGTGGTAAGTCTGTATCCTTAACAGGAGCAGGAGCTAGTTTTCCCGCACCTTTATATCAACGTTGGTTTTCTGAATATAATAAACAGAATCCTAATGTTCAAGTAGCTTATCAATCTGTAGGTAGTGGCGCAGGGGTTGAACAGTTCACTCAAGGTACTGTAGATTTTGGTGCTAGTGATGTAGCAATGACTGATGAAGAAATTGCAGCAGTAAGTAGAGGTGTGGCTTTATTACCGATGACTGGTGGTAGTATTGTTTTGGCGTACAATTTGCCAGATGTAACCGAATTAAAACTATCTCGTCAAGTTTATGTAGATATTTTGTTGGGTAAAATTACTAAATGGAATGATCCTGCGATCGCCACATTAAACCCAGATGCTAATTTACCCGATAGTGATATTACAGTGGTTTATCGTTCCGATGGTAGTGGTACTACTGGAGTTTTCACCAAACATTTAAGTGCAATTAGCCCAGAATGGCAAGAACAAGTGGGTGATGGAAAAACCGTTGAATGGAAAACAGGCATAGGGGCAAAAGGTAACGAAGGGGTAACAGCGCAAATTCTACAAACCGAAGGTTCAATTGGTTACATTGAATATGGGTATGCTAAACAGCAAAACATACCTATGGCTAGTTTGGAAAATAAAGCAGGAAAATACATTGCGCCTTCGGGTGAATCTGCAAGCCAAGCTTTGAGTGCAACTGTGTTACCCGAAAACTTACGCGCTTTTATTGCTGATCCTGAAGGAGATGCTTCCTATCCTATTGTGAGTTATACCTGGATCTTGGCATATCAAAATTATGATAATCCTGATAAATCCCAAGCTCTTAAAGATGTAGTAAATTGGTCATTGACCGATGGACAAGATTATGCCGAAGAATTGGGCTATATTCCTTTACCTGAGACTGTGGTACAAAAAGCTCAGGCAAAATTAAACACAATTAAATAA
- the thrA gene encoding homoserine dehydrogenase codes for MAFKIGLLGYGTVGTGTAEIILDPVGRNSLLQMIEIAKVGVRSLEKQRSPELPPGVLTTDLEAIVTDPEIAIVVELLGGLEPSRSLILKAIEHGKHIVTANKAVIARHGEEIYTAANQAGVYVLLEAAVGGGIPVIKPLKQSLGVNRIQTVIGIVNGTTNYILTQMTQEGADFAEVLAEAQKLGYAEADPTADVDGYDAADKIAILAAIAFNGRIKRQDIACEGIRHITATDISYADDLGFVIKLLAIAKANSGDDSLQVRVHPTLVPKDHPLANVNDVYNAILVEGEPLGQVMFFGPGAGKGATASAVVSDIANIVGILQTSNTTQKLDPLLSCSHEHFKQLTPIEEIQSRFYARFLCQDVSGVIGHLGTSFGNYNVSLESVVQIGFRDQLAEIVVVTHDVQEGNFRRALEEIKNLETIHSIPSILRVL; via the coding sequence GTGGCTTTCAAAATAGGATTATTAGGATACGGTACAGTAGGTACAGGGACAGCAGAAATTATTCTCGATCCAGTAGGGCGTAATAGTCTGCTGCAAATGATCGAGATCGCGAAGGTAGGAGTAAGATCCCTTGAAAAACAGCGATCGCCCGAATTACCACCAGGAGTATTAACCACTGATTTAGAAGCAATTGTTACAGATCCAGAGATTGCCATAGTTGTAGAATTATTAGGAGGTTTAGAGCCATCGCGATCGCTAATCCTCAAAGCCATAGAACACGGTAAACATATTGTCACTGCCAATAAAGCGGTAATTGCTCGTCATGGTGAGGAAATATATACTGCAGCTAATCAAGCAGGGGTGTATGTCTTACTAGAAGCAGCAGTTGGCGGTGGTATTCCTGTAATCAAACCCCTCAAGCAATCATTAGGTGTTAATCGTATCCAAACCGTAATAGGTATAGTAAACGGTACAACCAATTATATTCTGACCCAAATGACGCAAGAGGGCGCAGATTTTGCTGAGGTTTTAGCAGAAGCTCAAAAACTAGGGTATGCAGAAGCAGATCCAACGGCTGATGTAGATGGTTATGATGCTGCGGACAAAATTGCTATCTTAGCTGCGATCGCTTTTAATGGCAGAATAAAAAGACAAGATATAGCTTGCGAAGGCATTAGGCACATCACGGCTACAGATATAAGCTATGCAGATGACTTAGGTTTTGTAATCAAACTCCTGGCGATCGCCAAAGCCAATTCAGGCGATGATTCTCTTCAGGTACGGGTACATCCTACCCTTGTTCCCAAAGATCACCCACTAGCCAACGTTAATGATGTCTATAACGCAATTTTAGTAGAAGGTGAACCATTAGGACAAGTAATGTTTTTCGGCCCAGGGGCGGGCAAAGGAGCAACCGCTAGTGCAGTAGTTTCAGATATTGCTAATATTGTCGGCATTTTACAAACTAGTAATACCACTCAAAAGCTAGATCCCCTACTAAGTTGTTCCCACGAACACTTTAAGCAACTTACTCCCATAGAGGAAATTCAAAGCCGTTTTTATGCTCGCTTCCTCTGTCAAGATGTTTCTGGGGTAATTGGGCATTTAGGCACTAGTTTTGGCAATTATAATGTTAGCCTCGAATCAGTAGTACAGATTGGTTTCCGCGATCAATTAGCCGAAATTGTCGTAGTTACTCACGATGTACAAGAAGGTAACTTCCGCAGAGCTTTGGAGGAGATTAAAAATCTCGAAACTATTCATAGTATCCCTAGTATCTTGAGGGTACTTTAG